A window of Methanomassiliicoccus luminyensis B10 contains these coding sequences:
- a CDS encoding nitrogenase component 1, with amino-acid sequence MFQIAIYGKGGIGKSTVSANLSYALAKEGNRVLQVGCDPKHDSTRLLLGGAAQRTVLGYIRDVPPVQRRLEDVLQEGALGIKCVEAGGPEPGVGCAGRGILTTFDVLKKLGLDDHEFDIKVYDVLGDVVCGGFAVPLRREYADAVCLVTSGEFMSIYAANNILKGVRNFDGSSARVAGLIFNGRGLEGEDEMVERFARAVDLPILARIPRSALFAQAEKEARTVMEMFPDSVLAKVIGTLSRHVIRASEDPSVLRAARPLDDDQLNALAAGRPVPMAEVREEPPRPADEQACPKAALARCEPPQLPAAPQDRKVVHTCATNGAVYCTSQIDGAVTIVHGPRSCAHIMSSSSDYYTLSSWKRNGEVQFGPAAARVASTDMDDHLSIFGGVAELERLIREELDKGFRTVFVVTTCASGIIGDDVASMAKRVEGEFEGAEVKVIESDGNITGEWDQGYLDAVGKAIELVDRAVPAESGMVNIIAERDFFNYNRESNFKAAREVLGGLGLEVNCRFLCECDIPSIRWFQRGGLSIMAQDDAMSRQICEMLRDRLGARIFDLPLPVGLHETVAWVEKLAGQMGREAAGRSMVTEIREEYRKGTSELRPLLKGRKVLVSDNYSQDIDWLLDLLLDLDMVVLKAGLGPKHMPDRSRHRSSIVFQEDYSPEDMRPDIDAMRPDLILADHRLPQDLACRCDIVHRPDVGVRSSIALAKRWADIIRLPAVEGWKDGEEL; translated from the coding sequence ATGTTCCAGATCGCGATATACGGCAAAGGGGGCATAGGGAAGTCGACCGTCTCGGCCAACCTGTCCTACGCTCTGGCCAAGGAGGGCAACAGGGTGCTTCAGGTCGGCTGCGACCCCAAGCACGATTCTACCAGGCTGCTGTTGGGGGGAGCGGCCCAGCGGACGGTATTGGGCTACATCAGGGATGTCCCGCCAGTCCAGCGCCGCCTGGAGGATGTTCTCCAGGAGGGGGCCCTGGGCATCAAGTGCGTGGAGGCCGGCGGTCCCGAGCCCGGGGTAGGCTGCGCGGGGAGGGGGATATTGACCACCTTCGATGTGCTGAAGAAGCTCGGCCTGGACGATCATGAGTTCGACATCAAGGTATATGACGTCCTGGGCGACGTGGTCTGCGGGGGCTTCGCTGTTCCCCTGCGGAGGGAGTACGCCGATGCCGTCTGCCTGGTGACCTCCGGGGAGTTCATGTCGATATACGCGGCCAATAACATCCTGAAGGGCGTCCGGAACTTCGACGGGAGCTCGGCCAGGGTGGCCGGCCTTATCTTTAACGGGCGCGGGCTGGAGGGAGAGGACGAGATGGTGGAGCGGTTCGCCCGGGCCGTGGACCTCCCCATACTGGCCAGGATCCCCCGCAGCGCGCTGTTCGCCCAGGCCGAGAAGGAGGCCCGCACGGTCATGGAGATGTTCCCCGATTCCGTTCTGGCCAAGGTCATCGGGACGCTGTCCCGGCACGTCATCCGAGCCTCCGAGGACCCCAGCGTGCTGAGGGCGGCCAGGCCTTTGGACGACGATCAGCTGAATGCCCTGGCCGCCGGCAGGCCCGTCCCCATGGCGGAGGTGCGGGAAGAGCCCCCTCGGCCCGCGGACGAACAGGCGTGCCCAAAGGCCGCGTTGGCGCGGTGCGAGCCGCCGCAGCTCCCCGCGGCCCCGCAGGACCGGAAGGTCGTGCACACCTGCGCCACCAACGGGGCGGTCTACTGCACCTCCCAGATCGACGGCGCGGTGACGATAGTGCACGGGCCCCGGAGCTGCGCGCACATAATGTCATCCAGCAGCGACTACTACACTCTGAGCTCCTGGAAGAGGAACGGCGAGGTCCAGTTCGGTCCGGCGGCCGCCAGGGTGGCCTCCACGGACATGGACGACCACCTGTCCATCTTCGGCGGGGTCGCGGAGCTGGAGCGCCTGATCAGGGAAGAACTGGATAAGGGCTTCCGGACCGTGTTCGTGGTGACGACCTGCGCCTCGGGTATAATCGGCGACGACGTCGCGTCCATGGCCAAACGTGTAGAGGGCGAGTTCGAGGGGGCGGAGGTGAAGGTCATCGAGTCCGACGGGAACATCACCGGGGAGTGGGACCAGGGATACCTGGACGCAGTGGGGAAGGCCATCGAGCTGGTCGACCGCGCCGTCCCCGCCGAGAGCGGCATGGTCAACATCATCGCGGAGAGGGATTTCTTCAACTACAACCGGGAGAGCAATTTCAAGGCCGCCCGGGAAGTGCTCGGGGGCCTGGGCCTGGAGGTGAACTGTCGGTTCCTGTGCGAGTGCGACATCCCCTCCATCAGGTGGTTCCAGCGGGGCGGCCTCAGCATCATGGCCCAGGACGACGCCATGTCCCGGCAGATATGCGAGATGCTCAGGGACCGGCTGGGCGCGCGCATCTTCGATCTTCCGCTGCCGGTCGGCCTCCACGAGACCGTGGCCTGGGTCGAGAAGCTGGCGGGTCAGATGGGGAGGGAGGCGGCAGGCAGGTCCATGGTCACGGAGATAAGGGAGGAGTATCGGAAGGGAACGTCCGAGCTCCGGCCCCTGCTCAAGGGCAGGAAGGTCCTGGTATCCGACAACTACTCCCAGGACATCGACTGGCTGCTGGACCTGCTCCTGGACCTGGACATGGTCGTTCTGAAGGCGGGCCTGGGCCCGAAGCACATGCCGGACAGGTCGCGGCACCGGAGCTCGATAGTGTTCCAGGAGGATTATTCGCCGGAGGACATGAGGCCGGACATTGACGCGATGCGCCCAGACCTGATACTGGCGGACCATAGGCTCCCCCAGGACCTGGCATGCCGCTGCGATATCGTTCACCGTCCCGATGTGGGGGTACGCTCGTCGATCGCGCTGGCCAAGCGGTGGGCCGACATAATCAGGCTTCCGGCGGTGGAGGGTTGGAAGGACGGGGAGGAGCTCTGA
- a CDS encoding ABC transporter ATP-binding protein gives MEDYIVIEKLTKQYGDVTAVKGLDLSVRAGEIFGFLGPNGAGKTTTIRMMTTLTKPTSGSVRIGGLDTVRDAEGMKSLIGVVQQHNSLDRDLTVRENMVFHARLRHIGRPERDKRIDELIGYVGLEDHVDKMVDSLSGGMKKRAAVVCALIHRPKVLFLDEPTVGLDAQSRRRLWDLVRRLNLDGTTVFLTTHYIEEAEALCHRVGIMDHGRLIALGTPMELRQKLGMATVELLGENKETNYHYFADRAGATSYVQELSDEEKTIIIRDSNLEDVFVELTGQKVGDA, from the coding sequence TTGGAGGACTACATCGTTATCGAGAAGCTGACGAAGCAGTATGGGGACGTCACCGCCGTTAAAGGATTGGACCTGTCCGTCCGCGCCGGGGAGATATTCGGGTTCCTGGGGCCCAACGGGGCCGGCAAGACCACCACCATCAGGATGATGACCACGCTGACCAAGCCGACGTCCGGGAGCGTCCGCATCGGCGGCCTTGACACGGTGAGGGATGCGGAGGGGATGAAGAGCCTCATCGGCGTGGTGCAGCAGCACAACAGCCTGGACCGCGACCTGACCGTCAGGGAGAACATGGTGTTCCATGCCCGCCTCCGCCACATCGGGCGTCCTGAGCGCGACAAGCGCATCGACGAACTCATCGGGTACGTGGGGCTGGAGGACCATGTGGATAAGATGGTCGACAGCCTGTCGGGAGGGATGAAGAAGCGGGCGGCGGTGGTCTGCGCGCTGATCCACCGGCCCAAGGTTCTCTTCCTGGACGAGCCGACGGTGGGGCTGGACGCCCAAAGCCGGCGGCGGCTCTGGGACCTGGTGCGCCGCCTGAACCTCGACGGCACCACGGTGTTCCTCACCACTCACTACATCGAGGAGGCGGAGGCCCTGTGCCACCGCGTGGGCATAATGGACCACGGGCGCCTGATCGCCCTGGGCACTCCCATGGAGCTGCGGCAGAAGCTGGGCATGGCCACCGTGGAGCTGCTCGGGGAGAACAAGGAGACCAATTACCACTATTTCGCCGACCGGGCGGGGGCCACCAGCTATGTCCAGGAACTTTCCGACGAGGAGAAGACCATCATCATACGCGATTCCAACCTAGAGGATGTCTTCGTGGAACTGACCGGACAGAAGGTCGGTGATGCCTGA
- a CDS encoding nitrogenase component 1 yields MGVDPDGLTGSLLAVESIPDARVVLNGPGGCRHYHSFLSEVHHPRSSRDRPEFIEPFFFGQPRVPCTYLDEDDYIQGSAEKMECILPSVERKGDSLAVVINAPGAALIGDDLEGVIARSGLSEKVLAIEGSTFSAPLSTSYDATIRSVLEWLDPPRVRREAGCVNLLGLPITNKDWKHAVAGLRLLLGLMGLKVISAPGAGCTVEELRGSVKASCNIVVSPEYASATADLYRERYGIPCVTCEEGAPVGFSATESWLRAAASATGADPSEALVNVKHHREISVQLLREFQSHTTLPKGATFAVKADSSVALPLVKWLLNYLGMVPASVQLSPGACRPMAGALRSFLEDSGFGDAWEKSIDEARPDVALADGHTARLMKGMGACRVGADISLPSLDKFDFIPRSIFGPQGAMYLLDEIVNGL; encoded by the coding sequence ATGGGCGTCGACCCCGACGGCCTCACGGGCAGCCTGCTGGCGGTGGAGAGCATACCCGACGCCCGCGTCGTATTGAACGGGCCGGGGGGTTGCCGGCACTATCACTCTTTCCTGTCCGAGGTTCACCATCCCCGGTCCTCCCGAGACCGTCCTGAGTTCATAGAGCCGTTCTTCTTCGGGCAGCCCAGGGTCCCCTGCACCTATCTCGACGAGGACGACTATATACAGGGCTCGGCGGAGAAGATGGAATGCATCCTGCCCTCTGTGGAGAGGAAGGGGGACAGCCTGGCAGTGGTGATAAACGCCCCGGGGGCGGCCCTGATCGGCGACGACCTGGAAGGCGTGATCGCCCGGAGCGGTCTCTCCGAGAAGGTGCTGGCCATCGAAGGATCGACCTTCTCTGCCCCCCTCTCGACCAGCTACGACGCCACCATCCGTTCGGTGCTGGAGTGGCTCGACCCTCCCCGCGTCCGGAGGGAGGCGGGGTGCGTCAACCTCCTCGGCCTGCCCATCACCAACAAGGACTGGAAGCATGCCGTGGCCGGGCTCCGCCTGCTGCTCGGCCTGATGGGCCTGAAGGTGATATCGGCACCGGGGGCCGGGTGCACCGTCGAGGAGCTGCGCGGTTCGGTGAAGGCCTCCTGCAACATCGTGGTATCGCCGGAATACGCCTCCGCCACCGCTGACCTCTACCGAGAGAGGTACGGCATACCCTGCGTCACATGCGAAGAGGGGGCCCCCGTAGGCTTCAGCGCCACGGAGAGCTGGCTCCGCGCGGCGGCCTCGGCGACGGGGGCCGATCCCTCTGAGGCGCTGGTCAATGTCAAGCACCACCGGGAGATCTCGGTCCAGCTGCTCAGGGAGTTCCAGTCCCACACTACCCTGCCCAAGGGAGCTACGTTCGCGGTCAAGGCGGACAGCTCGGTGGCGCTGCCCCTCGTCAAGTGGCTCCTCAACTATCTGGGGATGGTGCCGGCGTCGGTGCAGCTGAGCCCAGGGGCATGCCGGCCGATGGCCGGCGCCCTGCGCTCGTTCCTGGAGGACAGCGGGTTCGGGGACGCCTGGGAGAAGAGCATCGACGAGGCCAGGCCGGATGTGGCGCTCGCCGACGGCCACACCGCCAGGCTGATGAAGGGGATGGGCGCCTGCCGCGTAGGGGCGGACATCTCGCTGCCGTCCCTGGACAAGTTCGATTTCATCCCCCGTTCCATCTTCGGGCCCCAGGGGGCGATGTACCTGCTGGACGAGATCGTGAACGGCCTCTGA
- a CDS encoding isochorismatase family cysteine hydrolase, protein MKAALVIIDVQNGWLDMSSGLKRSVEERLGYMREAVSLFRAAGAPVIFTYHACPALGLEPGGKGFELHPGLAAAEADGKVVKDQMNAFNGTDLERIVRERGCDTVVLMGLSATQCVLATYYGAFDKSLSPYLVRDAVCSAKEENVQLAERLCDTLSLKALSQILGNDGNKLVGHGDNYAPAAEGRA, encoded by the coding sequence ATGAAAGCGGCATTGGTCATAATAGACGTACAGAACGGATGGCTGGACATGTCCAGCGGACTGAAGCGCTCGGTGGAGGAACGCCTGGGGTACATGCGCGAGGCGGTCTCGCTGTTCAGAGCGGCGGGGGCGCCGGTGATATTTACCTACCACGCATGCCCGGCCCTGGGCCTTGAGCCCGGCGGCAAGGGGTTCGAACTCCATCCTGGCCTGGCGGCCGCGGAGGCCGACGGCAAAGTGGTCAAGGACCAGATGAACGCGTTCAACGGGACGGACCTGGAGCGCATCGTCCGGGAAAGAGGGTGCGACACCGTGGTCCTCATGGGCCTGAGCGCCACGCAATGCGTCCTGGCCACATACTACGGGGCCTTCGACAAGAGCCTCTCCCCGTACCTGGTGAGGGACGCGGTGTGCAGCGCCAAAGAGGAGAACGTCCAGCTTGCGGAGAGGCTCTGCGACACCTTGAGCCTGAAGGCCCTGTCGCAGATCCTCGGGAACGACGGGAACAAGCTGGTGGGCCACGGGGACAACTATGCGCCCGCGGCAGAGGGGCGCGCATGA
- a CDS encoding ABC transporter permease — MAFSLRDVYSVLWPELRFLRRNWASILVTSLITPVLYLLAFGYGLGQGVTVDGVSYLAFIIPGIVALTSMSVSFSGAAMKLNVDRLYYKSFDEILMSPVSFSSIIVGKALLGVLRGLLSCGAIIIMGAFISPKLIIDPLFILALITSCLAFSFLGVFAALVVRSHQSMSTFNSMVILPMTFLCGTFFSLSQVPDFLKAVLYALPLTHASECIRSAALGQPFPWISLVVLVGFGAFFYLASMHVLRKSSI, encoded by the coding sequence ATGGCGTTCTCGCTCCGGGACGTCTACTCGGTGCTGTGGCCCGAGCTGCGCTTCCTCAGGCGAAATTGGGCCTCCATACTGGTCACCAGCCTGATCACCCCGGTCCTGTACCTCCTGGCGTTCGGCTACGGCCTGGGCCAGGGCGTCACCGTCGATGGCGTCAGCTACCTCGCCTTCATCATACCGGGGATAGTCGCCCTTACCTCCATGTCGGTGAGCTTCAGCGGCGCGGCGATGAAGCTGAACGTGGACCGGCTATACTACAAGAGCTTCGACGAGATCCTGATGTCCCCGGTCAGCTTCTCCTCCATAATAGTCGGGAAGGCCCTCCTGGGAGTGCTCCGCGGCCTGCTGAGCTGCGGTGCCATCATTATCATGGGCGCCTTCATATCCCCGAAGCTGATCATCGATCCCCTCTTCATCCTCGCCCTGATCACCTCGTGCCTGGCGTTCTCCTTTCTGGGGGTCTTCGCCGCGCTGGTGGTGAGATCGCACCAGAGCATGTCCACCTTCAACAGCATGGTCATATTGCCCATGACCTTCCTGTGCGGCACCTTCTTCTCCCTGAGCCAGGTCCCTGATTTCCTGAAGGCGGTGCTGTACGCGCTCCCCCTCACCCACGCCAGCGAATGCATACGGTCGGCGGCCCTGGGGCAGCCGTTCCCATGGATCTCCCTGGTGGTCCTGGTCGGGTTCGGGGCGTTCTTCTATCTCGCCAGCATGCACGTGCTGAGGAAGAGCAGCATCTGA
- the cobN gene encoding cobaltochelatase subunit CobN encodes MRSINKLDDISHFRSRTHWRRFHGDRFRFFGKRADHRSFAEAMRGDERVSRGGGVESVKIVNIAAGARDSSNILPPARSLRDVGMDIEVHCADSEDLDANERSFIEMLKLVAEADLVIVRLHSDTTHFKKWDRFRAAAERAKGLVFINSGMPEVAAEVRGLFKGTSEDYGLLRSYIELGGGENERGLLLWACRVISGLDVEVPPPQRQRTEGIYHPDHPRDVDLPTYLGTLDPARPTVGVMFFQGYWLSNDLEPMDALIRELERIGANVIPVFFIASPNPVSGSIGIRAVVDRYFMDGNASRVDAVILNMGFSQLSLSTPGDGSVRAAVHNFFGDLNVPVLQAMTLWKPRTEWEGSLTGLGAVEISTNVVWPEYDGQIIAVPIACTETAADGKRKFVPMPDRIERVASMAKAWGDLRRTPVAQRKVAILLYMYPPKNDRVGGAAGLDTFESVASILRAMKDRGYTLDRTLSHGKELLDEIMKGVTNDVEWLSSQEIKERAADSVEEGRYRQWFDAVPARAREAMCRDWGQPPGELYNVDGRLIVPGVRNGNVFIGFQPNRGYHAQAETLYHSTDVVMPHQYLAYYRWLKEVFGAHAIIHMGCHGTLEWLPGKNVGLSKECYPDVVLGSVPNLNPYIMDNPGEGVQAKRRSSAAIVDHLIPAMTRAGSYDELMDLDADLQAYLHAANGGQGDKARALAESIHGLVRRISMLEEIGLSADASPEDLTERMDRLYDYVLETKDALIKDGLHIMGRPPEGARLEEMLYSLTRLQNGPVPSLRAAVAGAKGLDLRDLQDHPSEVHLGSGALKGSLLDEVDGDCHRLLEKMMGAGFEKGPCLDMVKASFPGGSGLLDVALYICDRIYPDIMGTKDEIGNLLRGLDGGYVPPGPSGCPTRGNAHLLPTGRNFYSIDPNAIPGPACWELGRKMADQMIERHVKEMGCYPKNVGMVVWATDTMKTGGDDIAYILWLMGLRPRWSASGGRVTGLEVIPIPELGRPRIDVTLRISGLFRDTFPNLIDMIDEGVETIASLDESDEENYLAMHLREDIQAALRRGLAPREARARAMVRIFGDPPGDHGAGVDVLIESSKWSTTEDLAETYVTWGCHAYGREWRGEKVPEVFKEKLSRLNVTVKNHEDREFDLLDIDDDYTMLGGMNAAVRAFGGRKPLSIMGDSSDPQRLKTRTVEEESKFVFRSRVLNPKWLDGLKEHGFRGAQELSKLVEYVIGWDATSDIIEPWMYRSITERFLFDEETRKWIEESNPYALREMASRLLEAIQRGLWEADEEMRRRIQSVYLDAETALEEINEPK; translated from the coding sequence AGAGCGTGAAGATCGTCAACATCGCGGCCGGAGCGAGGGACAGCTCCAACATTCTGCCACCTGCAAGATCGCTGAGAGATGTGGGGATGGACATCGAGGTCCATTGCGCCGATTCCGAGGACCTCGATGCGAACGAGAGGTCCTTCATCGAGATGCTGAAGCTGGTCGCGGAGGCCGACCTCGTGATAGTTCGCCTGCACAGCGACACCACGCATTTCAAGAAATGGGACCGCTTCAGGGCGGCGGCGGAAAGGGCGAAAGGGCTGGTGTTCATCAACAGCGGCATGCCCGAGGTGGCGGCGGAGGTACGCGGCCTGTTCAAGGGGACCTCGGAGGACTACGGGCTTCTGAGGTCCTACATAGAGCTGGGCGGCGGCGAGAATGAGCGGGGCCTGCTGCTGTGGGCGTGCCGCGTCATCAGCGGGCTCGATGTGGAGGTCCCGCCCCCCCAGAGGCAGAGGACCGAGGGGATCTATCACCCGGACCATCCCAGGGATGTCGACCTCCCGACCTACTTGGGGACCCTGGACCCGGCCCGCCCCACCGTGGGAGTCATGTTCTTCCAGGGATACTGGCTGTCGAACGACCTGGAGCCCATGGACGCGCTGATCAGGGAGCTTGAGCGGATAGGAGCGAACGTCATCCCGGTGTTCTTCATCGCCTCCCCCAACCCCGTTTCTGGATCGATCGGCATCAGGGCAGTGGTGGACCGATATTTCATGGACGGAAATGCATCGCGAGTCGACGCGGTCATCCTGAACATGGGCTTTTCCCAGCTGTCTCTGTCGACCCCCGGGGACGGGAGCGTCCGGGCGGCCGTCCACAACTTCTTCGGGGACCTGAACGTCCCGGTCCTTCAGGCCATGACGTTGTGGAAGCCTCGGACCGAATGGGAGGGAAGCCTCACCGGCCTGGGGGCCGTGGAGATATCTACGAACGTGGTGTGGCCGGAGTACGATGGGCAGATCATCGCCGTCCCCATAGCCTGCACCGAAACCGCCGCCGACGGCAAGCGAAAGTTCGTGCCCATGCCGGACAGGATAGAGAGGGTTGCCTCCATGGCCAAGGCATGGGGGGACTTGAGGCGGACGCCGGTCGCTCAGAGGAAGGTGGCCATCCTGCTGTACATGTACCCTCCCAAGAACGACCGCGTGGGGGGCGCCGCCGGACTGGACACCTTCGAGAGCGTGGCCTCGATCCTCCGGGCCATGAAGGACCGCGGCTACACGCTGGACAGAACGCTCTCCCACGGCAAGGAGCTGTTGGACGAGATCATGAAGGGAGTGACCAACGACGTCGAGTGGCTCTCCTCCCAGGAAATAAAGGAACGGGCCGCAGACTCCGTCGAAGAGGGCCGGTACCGTCAATGGTTCGATGCCGTCCCCGCCCGGGCCAGGGAAGCAATGTGCCGCGACTGGGGGCAGCCCCCGGGGGAACTGTACAACGTGGACGGGCGCCTGATCGTGCCGGGGGTACGCAACGGGAACGTGTTCATCGGCTTCCAGCCCAATCGCGGGTATCATGCGCAGGCGGAGACGCTCTACCACAGTACAGACGTGGTGATGCCCCACCAGTACCTGGCGTATTACCGGTGGCTCAAGGAGGTCTTCGGGGCGCACGCCATCATACACATGGGCTGCCACGGGACCCTTGAATGGCTCCCCGGTAAGAACGTGGGGCTTTCGAAAGAGTGCTATCCCGACGTGGTGCTGGGCAGTGTCCCCAACCTCAACCCCTACATCATGGACAATCCGGGGGAGGGGGTCCAGGCCAAGCGGAGGAGCTCGGCGGCCATCGTGGACCACCTGATCCCTGCCATGACCAGGGCGGGGAGCTATGACGAGCTGATGGATCTCGATGCTGACCTGCAGGCCTATCTGCACGCCGCCAACGGGGGGCAGGGCGACAAGGCGCGGGCCCTCGCCGAGAGCATCCACGGCCTGGTGAGAAGGATCTCCATGCTCGAGGAGATCGGGCTGTCCGCGGACGCGTCCCCGGAGGACCTGACCGAGCGAATGGACCGGCTGTACGACTACGTGCTGGAGACCAAGGACGCCCTGATCAAGGACGGCCTGCACATCATGGGCAGGCCGCCCGAAGGGGCGAGGCTGGAGGAGATGCTCTACTCCCTGACCCGCCTGCAGAACGGGCCGGTGCCTTCCCTCCGGGCCGCGGTGGCCGGGGCCAAGGGGCTCGACCTCAGGGACCTCCAGGACCATCCATCAGAAGTGCACCTTGGCAGCGGGGCGCTGAAAGGCTCGCTCCTGGACGAGGTCGACGGGGACTGCCATCGGCTTTTGGAAAAGATGATGGGGGCGGGGTTCGAAAAGGGGCCATGTCTGGACATGGTGAAGGCATCGTTCCCCGGTGGCAGCGGGCTGCTCGATGTCGCCTTGTACATCTGCGACAGGATCTATCCCGACATCATGGGCACGAAGGATGAGATCGGGAATCTGCTCCGGGGACTCGACGGCGGGTATGTCCCCCCGGGACCGTCCGGGTGCCCCACCAGGGGCAACGCGCATCTGCTGCCGACCGGGCGCAACTTCTACTCCATCGATCCGAATGCCATCCCCGGCCCGGCCTGCTGGGAGCTGGGCAGGAAGATGGCCGATCAGATGATAGAGCGCCATGTGAAGGAGATGGGGTGCTACCCCAAGAACGTGGGGATGGTGGTCTGGGCCACCGACACCATGAAGACGGGAGGGGACGACATTGCCTACATCCTGTGGCTCATGGGGCTGCGGCCGAGATGGAGCGCCTCCGGCGGGCGCGTCACCGGTCTCGAGGTCATACCCATCCCCGAGCTCGGCCGGCCTCGCATCGACGTGACCCTGCGCATCAGCGGCCTGTTCAGGGACACCTTTCCCAACCTCATCGACATGATCGATGAGGGCGTGGAGACCATCGCTTCCCTGGACGAGTCGGACGAGGAGAACTACCTGGCCATGCACCTGAGGGAGGACATTCAAGCGGCCTTGCGCAGGGGCCTCGCCCCCCGGGAGGCCCGGGCCAGGGCCATGGTCCGCATATTCGGCGACCCGCCCGGGGACCACGGGGCGGGGGTGGATGTGCTCATCGAGTCCTCGAAGTGGTCCACCACCGAGGACCTCGCCGAGACCTATGTCACCTGGGGCTGCCACGCCTACGGGAGGGAGTGGCGGGGAGAGAAGGTGCCCGAGGTCTTCAAGGAAAAGCTCTCCCGGCTCAACGTCACGGTCAAGAACCACGAGGACCGGGAGTTCGATCTTCTGGACATAGATGACGACTACACCATGCTGGGCGGCATGAACGCCGCGGTGAGGGCGTTCGGCGGAAGGAAGCCGCTGTCGATAATGGGGGACAGCTCGGACCCCCAGCGCCTCAAGACCAGGACGGTGGAGGAGGAGAGCAAGTTCGTCTTCCGCAGCAGGGTGCTCAACCCCAAGTGGCTTGACGGCCTGAAGGAGCACGGTTTCAGGGGGGCGCAGGAGCTGTCCAAGCTGGTGGAGTATGTCATCGGCTGGGACGCCACCTCGGACATCATCGAGCCGTGGATGTACCGGTCCATCACGGAGCGCTTCCTGTTCGATGAGGAGACCAGGAAGTGGATCGAGGAGAGCAACCCCTACGCCCTCAGGGAGATGGCCAGCCGATTGCTGGAAGCGATCCAGAGAGGGTTGTGGGAGGCGGACGAGGAAATGAGGCGGAGGATACAGTCCGTCTACCTCGACGCCGAGACGGCCCTGGAAGAGATCAACGAGCCAAAATGA